A stretch of DNA from Streptomyces xanthii:
GAGCAGCTGCACGGAGGCACCCGCGGAGCGGGCGAACTTGGCGCCACCGCCGGGACGGAGCTCGATCGCGTGGATCGTGGTACCGACCGGGATGTTGCGCAGCGCCAGGTTGTTGCCGGGCTTGATGTCGGCCGCCGGGCCGTTCTCGACCACGGCACCCTGGGCCAGCCCACGGGGGGCCAGGATGTAGCGCTTCTCGCCGTCCGCGTAGTGCAGGAGAGCGATACGCGCGGTGCGGTTGGGGTCGTACTCGATGTGAGCGACCTTCGCCGGCACGCCGTCCTTGTCGTGACGACGGAAGTCGATCACGCGGTAGGCGCGCTTGTGGCCACCACCCTGGTGGCGGACCGTCACGCGACCGGAGTTGTTACGGCCGCCCTTGCTGTGCAGGGGGCGGACCAGCGACTTCTCCGGCGTGGACCGCGTGACCTCGACGAAGTCGGCGACGCTGGAGCCACGACGGCCCGGCGTAGTCGGCTTGTACTTGCGGATTCCCATTTCTCAGTCCTCGTCCGATATTCGGACCAGGGCGCTCCGTTAGGAGGCCTGGCCGAAGATGTCGATACGGTCGCCCTCAACGAGGGTCACGATCGCGCGCTTGGTGTTCGCACGCTGGCCGAAGCCGGTGCGGGTCCGCTTGCGCTTGCCCTGACGGTTGATCGTGTTGACCCCGGAGACCTTGACCGAGAAGACCGCCTCGACGGCCTGCTTGATCTGGGTCTTGTTGGCACGCGGGTCGACGATGAACGTGTACTTGTTCTCGTCGAGCAGGGCGTACGACTTCTCCGAGACGACCGGACGAACGAGAACGTCACGGGGGTCCGTGTAGCTCTTGCTCAGCGGCGTGGGCTCGACAGCGATCTTGCCCTCGGTGGCGATGCGCTTCGCCTTAGCGACGCGCGCGGCCTTGGCGGCCTTGGCGGCCTTCGAGGCGATGCTCGGGTGACGCGTAGCCATCAGGCCTCGCTCCCTTCGGTGTCAGCGGCCTTGGGGCCAGACACGAAGGACTCGAAAGCGGCCTGGGTGAAGACCACGTCGTCCGAGACGAGAACGTCGTACGTGTTCAGCTGGCCCGGCTCCAGGATGTGGACCTGGGGCAGGTTGCGGGCGGAGAGCCACGCGGCCTCGTCGGAGCGCTCGGCGACCAGGAGCAGGTTCTTGCGCTCCGAGATCTTGCCGAACAGCGACTTGGCGGCCTTCGTGGAGACCTCGCCCTCGACCACGCCGGAGACGACGTGGATGCGAGCGTTGCGGGCCCGGTCGGTGAGGGCGTGGCGCAGGGCCGCGGCCTTCATCTTCTTCGGGGTCCGCTGCGAGTAGTCACGCGGCACGGGACCGTGCACGACGCCACCACCGGCGAACTGCGGGGCGCGGGTCGAACCCTGACGGGCGCGGCCGGTGCCCTTCTGGCGGTACGGCTTCTTGCCACCACCACGGACTTCGCCACGGGTCTTGGTCTTGTGCGTGCCCTGACGGGCAGCGGCCAGCTGCGCGACGACGACCTGGTGAAGCAGCGGAACGCTGATCTTCTCTACGTCGAAGATCTCCGCGGGGAGCTCGACGGACCCGGCCTTGTCGCCCGCCGGCGAAAGGATGTCAACAGTGCTCATCGGTTACCTCAGGCCCCCTTGGCCGCAGTGCGGACCAGGACGAGGCCGCCGTTCGGACCGGGAACCGCGCCCTTGATGAGCAGCAGACCCTTCTCCGCGTCAACGGCGTGGACGGTCAGGTTCTGGGTGGTGACCCGCTCGTTGCCCATACGGCCCGCCATGCGGAGGCCCTTGAACACACGGCCGGGGGTGGCGCAGCCACCGATCGAGCCCGGCTTGCGGTGCACGCGGTGGGCACCGTGAGATGCCTTGCCACCGGCGAAGTTGTGACGCTTCATGACACCGGCGAAGCCCTTGCCCTTGCTCTTGCCGGTGACGTCGACCTTGACGCCGGCCTCGAAGGTCTCGGCCGTGATCTCCTGGCCGAGGGTGTACTCGGAGGCGTCCGAGGTACGGATCTCGACGAGGTGGCGACGGGGGGTGACGTCGGCCTTGGCGAAGTGGCCCTTGAGGGGCTTGTTCACCTTGCGCGGGTCGATCTCGCCGAAGGCGATCTGGACCGACTCGTAGCCGTCGACGTCGTTCGTACGGACCTGGGTCACGACGTTCGGGCCGGCCTTGACGACGGTGACCGGAACAACACGGTTGTTCTCGTCCCACACCTGCGTCATGCCGAGCTTCTCGCCCAGGATGCCCTTGATCTGCTTAGCCATTCTCAGATCACCAGCCCTTAGAGCTTGATCTCGATGTCGACACCGGCCGGGAGGTCGAGTCGCATCAGAGAGTCAACGGTCTTGGGGGTCGGGTCGAGAATGTCGATCAGGCGCTTGTGCGTGCGCATCTCGAAGTGCTCGCGCGAGTCCTTGTACTTGTGCGGCGACTTGATGACGCAGTACACGTTCTTCTCGGTAGGCAGCGGCACCGGGCCCGCGACCGACGCACCAGTACGCGTCACCGTCTCGACGATCTTCTTCGCCGAGGAGTCGATGACCTCGTGGTCGTAGGCCTTGAGCCGGATGCGGATCTTCTGTCCCGCCATGGCTACTTAGTAGTCCTTCGTCTCGAAACGCTCTGGCTCCTGGGGGCCCTGTTTCACACTTCCTCCGACCCACGCGGTCGGGCGTGTCGCGGTGTCGCTGACAGAAATATCCGTACGGATTTCCCTGCTACAGGAACCGCGGCCCAGGGCCGCACGAGCTGGGGGGAAGAAACCCACCAGGCGCCTGGTGGAGTCCCGCGCTGAACTTCCCGGAAGATTCCCGTACGTCCGCCCCAGCGCTGCCGCAGGCGGCAGATAAGGCGACGAGTACTGTGGGACTCGCTTCCGGTCCTCCCGGCGGGAGGCGCGCAGCATCGGCACTCAACCGAGCAACCCCGACAGTCTGCCATACGGGGCACCTCCGGGGCCAATCGAGCCGAAGAGAGTACCCGGTGTGTGACCGAGGTCAAACCGGCCCCGCCCGGCGGCGCGCCCCGCGCGAACCGGACTCGGACAGAAGGCGCCATTCGGGCATAAGTGGGACTTTTAGCACTTACCTGGCACTGGCACCCCCCGCGACCCTGGTGGTCGGAGTTGTCCACGGGGGGACTGCCAGGGAGGCCCGAGTGTTCGACCACGCCCAGGGGACGGGTGTCGTGGCCCGGAGCAAGGGCGAGCGGTTGCGGGTGCCGGGGCTCCTGCTGGCCGCCGTCGCCGCGTTCTACGTCATCGCGCCCGTGCTCGACGCGGCCGCCGCCCCGCTCGTGCGGGCCGATCTCGGGCTCGGACCCGGGCACGAGGCCGTCGCGCGGGTGGTCGGGGTGTCGGTCACGCTGCTCACACTGGTCGCGGCCGGGCGGGCCTGCGACGTCGTGGGCCGGCGCCGGGTGCTGCTGCGGGCGCTGGCCGTGCTGTCCGGGGCCTGCGCGCTGCTCGCGGTCGCCTTCACCGGGTGGGTGTATGTGCTGGCCCGCATCGTCATGGCCGCCGCGCTCGCCGCCGTCTTCGTGGCCTGCCTCGCCTATCTCGCCAGCGTGTACATGCCGGGGCGGGTGCGCCGGGTGACCGGATGCTGGCTCGCGGCCATGTCCACCGGCTTCATCGTCGCCGTGAACGTCGCGCCGCACGTCACCTCCGCCGCCGGCTGGCGCCCGACGATGGCGGCCCTCGCCGTCGCGGCCGCCGGCGCGCTGCTCCTCGTACGGCACCGGCTGCCCGACGACGGGCGGCCCGAGGCGCGGCGGCCGCTCAACGACCCGGTGACGACCGGCTGTTGGACCGTGGCCGGGGCGCTGGCGGCGGCCGGGCTGCAGCTCGCGCCGCTGTGGGGCTGGGCCGATCCGCGCGTGGGCGGGGTGCTGGGCGCGGCCGCGGTCGTGGCGGTGCTCGCCCGGCTGCGCGCCCTGACCCGCAGCGGGCGCACCTCGCTGCCCGCGCGGCTCGGGGTCCCGGTGCTGGTCGCCGGGGTCACCCTGGGCTTCACCCAGACCGTCCTCGCGGTGGCCGTACCGACGCTGATGATCGCCTCGGGCGGTTCGCCGGCGGCGGGCGCGCTCGCGCTCTCGCTGTTCGGGGCGGGCGGCGCCGCGGGCAGTCTGCTGGTGGTCCGGCGGCGCGCCCTCTCCCCCGTCACGGGCTGCTCCCTGGGCCTGCCGCTCGCCGCGATCGGGCTCGCGCTGCTGCACACGCTGCTGAGCCACGGCGGGGCGTCGCTGCTCAGTGGCTGCGCCGTCGTCGCCGTGATCGGGTTCGGCATCATGCTGGCGCTGGCCCCGCGCATGGCGGGCTTCCTCACCGCGGTCCCGCACACCGACCTCGGCGGCACGATCGCGCTGCTGCCGGGCGCGATCCTGTTCGGCGCGGCCGCGGCGCAGACGATGCCGTACAGCGCGGGCGCGTCGCCCGCGCAGGCGGCGGTCACCGCGGGGCAGATGCTGTGGGTCGCCACGATCGTGGTCGCCGCGGCCGCGCTGCTGCTCGGCCGGCCCGTGGTCGCGCTCGTCGTGGCCTCGACGTCCGTCCTGCAGTACCTGGTGGCGAAGGCGCAGACCGGCCAGTCCGTGGAGATGCTCGTCGCGCTCGGCGTCGGCGCGGCGGCCGGCGCCATCGCCTGGTCGCGGGGCCGGCTCACGGAGCGGCTCACCCGCTCCCAGGAGACGGCGGGCGCGCTGCTGCGCGCCGTGCTCCACCCCATCCCGGGCACGCTCGGCCGGCTGCGCCTCGCGGGCCTGTACGAGCCGGCGACCGCCGACACCGGCATCGGCGGCGACTTCCTGGAGGCCCTGCACACCCCGTACGGCACCCGGGTGCTCATCGGCGACGTGCGCGGCAAGGGGCTGCAGGCGGTGCAGACGGTGACGGACCTGCTGGGCTGTTTCCGCAGTCAGGCCTACGAGACCGAGGACCTCGGGGAGCTCGCGGCGCGGCTCGACCGGCAGGTGCTGCGGGCGGCCGAGGCGCGCGGGGACGAGGAGCTGTTCGCGACCGCGCTGCTGATCCAGCACGGTGCCGGGGCCCCACACCTGGAAGTGATCAACTGCGGTCACCCGGGGCCGGTCGCCGTGGGCCGCTCGCGCGCCGAGGAGATCGAGGGGCCCGTGCACCTGCCGCTCGGCTTCGGCACGCTCGGCGCGGTCGACGCCCACCGGGTCTCGCTGGACGACACGACGACGCTGGTCGCCTACACGGACGGGCTGAGCGAGGCGCGGAACGCGAGCGGCGAGTTCTATCCGCTCATCGACCGGCTGGCCGACGGCGCGGACGGGCCGCCCGACGCGCTCGTCGGACGGCTCGCGGACGACGTACGGAACTGGACGCACCACCTGGGCGACGACATCGCGATCGTCGCCCTGACACCGGCGGCCTGAGCCCTTTTCCGGGCTCGGCCGGGGGGCGTCGGCGCGACGTCCTGCGACCAGCCCGGGGCGGGCCGGGCGCAAGGCCTCGTAGTGGATGTACTCGGCGTTACGCCCGGTGTGGCCCGGCTGTGTCAGGACGTGGGCGGTGCCGCGGGCGCTAGTACGGCTGGGCCAGGACGTGGGCGGCGCCCGGGACGCCGACCTTGAGGAGCTCGTCCTCCTCGGGGGTCGTCGGGGTGCCGGTCTCCTGGCGCAGCACCGCGCGGGACAGGGCCTGCACCCACATGGCGCGCGGGCGGCGCCGCGCCTCCCAGGCGGTGAGCGCCTCGGGGACGCCGGCCTCGGCGTCCAGCGCCTCGGCGAGGACCAGCGCGTCCTCGACCGCCATGGCCGCACCCTGTGCGAGGTGCGGGGTGGAGGCGTGCGCGGCGTCCCCGGCGAGGACGACGCGGCCCACGTGCCAGGGCTCCTCGACGCTCACCTGGGAGATCCGCGAGTACACGACCGCCGACGGGTCGGTGACGGCGGCGAGCGCGTCGGCGACCGGCCCCGAGAACATGCGCAGGCGTGCGGCGAGCTGCTCGTGGGCTCGCTCCGGGGCGGGCCGGAAGTCCTCCTTCTCGGCGAACACCGCGCCCAGGTACATGAGTTCCCCGGTGATCGGTGTGAGCAGCGCCTTCGCCTCCGGTCCGGCCGTGCCCATGACGACGCCGCGCACCTCGGGCGGGCGCGGCACGGTGACCCGCCAGTTGGCGAAGCCCGTGTACTCGGGGGCGTACGTGTCCCCGTAGAGCCGGGTGCGCAGCGGGGAGCCGATGCCGTCGAAGCCGACGACGAGGTCGTGGCGGGACTGGCCGCCGTCGGAGAGGGTGACGTCGACTCCGGTGCCGTCGTCCTTCAGCTCGGTGATCGTCGTGCCGAGGCGCAGCCGGGCTCCGGCGGCGCGGGCCGCGTCGGCGAGGATCCGGGCGAGGGCGGGGCGCGGGATGCCATTGGCGGCGGGGGCGTCGGCCATGCGGGGCTGGGGTATCGCGGCGAGCGTGGTCCCGGCCGGGTCGGCGATGGTCAGGGTGTCCCACGCGAAGCCGGCCGCGAGGCACGCGTCGAGGACGCCGATCTCGCGCATGACGTGCAGCGCGTTGGTCGGCTGGATGATGCCGACGCCGAGCGCGTCGAGCTCTTCGCGCAGTTCCGCGACCTCGACGGTGTGGCCGCGGCGGGCCAGGGCCGTGGCGAGGGTGAGGCCGCCGATGCCGCCGCCGTGGATCAGGACGCGAAGGGCGGTCGCTGGTGCGGGTGCTGCCGTCATGCCGGGTGACTCCTGGGGTCAAGTTCCGTGACGCGGACGGGGACTGACGGGTGGTCGGACCTCGCCGGCCTGTGACGCGGCATGTTAATCAGCCTCGCGGGGCGGTCTGCGGGCAACCCCCGC
This window harbors:
- the rplB gene encoding 50S ribosomal protein L2, encoding MGIRKYKPTTPGRRGSSVADFVEVTRSTPEKSLVRPLHSKGGRNNSGRVTVRHQGGGHKRAYRVIDFRRHDKDGVPAKVAHIEYDPNRTARIALLHYADGEKRYILAPRGLAQGAVVENGPAADIKPGNNLALRNIPVGTTIHAIELRPGGGAKFARSAGASVQLLAKEGSMAHLRMPSGEIRLVDVRCRATVGEVGNAEQSNINWGKAGRMRWKGVRPTVRGVVMNPVDHPHGGGEGKTSGGRHPVSPWGKKEGRTRDRNKASNKYIVRRRKSNKKR
- the rplW gene encoding 50S ribosomal protein L23, with protein sequence MATRHPSIASKAAKAAKAARVAKAKRIATEGKIAVEPTPLSKSYTDPRDVLVRPVVSEKSYALLDENKYTFIVDPRANKTQIKQAVEAVFSVKVSGVNTINRQGKRKRTRTGFGQRANTKRAIVTLVEGDRIDIFGQAS
- the rplD gene encoding 50S ribosomal protein L4; this translates as MSTVDILSPAGDKAGSVELPAEIFDVEKISVPLLHQVVVAQLAAARQGTHKTKTRGEVRGGGKKPYRQKGTGRARQGSTRAPQFAGGGVVHGPVPRDYSQRTPKKMKAAALRHALTDRARNARIHVVSGVVEGEVSTKAAKSLFGKISERKNLLLVAERSDEAAWLSARNLPQVHILEPGQLNTYDVLVSDDVVFTQAAFESFVSGPKAADTEGSEA
- the rplC gene encoding 50S ribosomal protein L3, which produces MAKQIKGILGEKLGMTQVWDENNRVVPVTVVKAGPNVVTQVRTNDVDGYESVQIAFGEIDPRKVNKPLKGHFAKADVTPRRHLVEIRTSDASEYTLGQEITAETFEAGVKVDVTGKSKGKGFAGVMKRHNFAGGKASHGAHRVHRKPGSIGGCATPGRVFKGLRMAGRMGNERVTTQNLTVHAVDAEKGLLLIKGAVPGPNGGLVLVRTAAKGA
- the rpsJ gene encoding 30S ribosomal protein S10 — its product is MAGQKIRIRLKAYDHEVIDSSAKKIVETVTRTGASVAGPVPLPTEKNVYCVIKSPHKYKDSREHFEMRTHKRLIDILDPTPKTVDSLMRLDLPAGVDIEIKL
- a CDS encoding SpoIIE family protein phosphatase; protein product: MFDHAQGTGVVARSKGERLRVPGLLLAAVAAFYVIAPVLDAAAAPLVRADLGLGPGHEAVARVVGVSVTLLTLVAAGRACDVVGRRRVLLRALAVLSGACALLAVAFTGWVYVLARIVMAAALAAVFVACLAYLASVYMPGRVRRVTGCWLAAMSTGFIVAVNVAPHVTSAAGWRPTMAALAVAAAGALLLVRHRLPDDGRPEARRPLNDPVTTGCWTVAGALAAAGLQLAPLWGWADPRVGGVLGAAAVVAVLARLRALTRSGRTSLPARLGVPVLVAGVTLGFTQTVLAVAVPTLMIASGGSPAAGALALSLFGAGGAAGSLLVVRRRALSPVTGCSLGLPLAAIGLALLHTLLSHGGASLLSGCAVVAVIGFGIMLALAPRMAGFLTAVPHTDLGGTIALLPGAILFGAAAAQTMPYSAGASPAQAAVTAGQMLWVATIVVAAAALLLGRPVVALVVASTSVLQYLVAKAQTGQSVEMLVALGVGAAAGAIAWSRGRLTERLTRSQETAGALLRAVLHPIPGTLGRLRLAGLYEPATADTGIGGDFLEALHTPYGTRVLIGDVRGKGLQAVQTVTDLLGCFRSQAYETEDLGELAARLDRQVLRAAEARGDEELFATALLIQHGAGAPHLEVINCGHPGPVAVGRSRAEEIEGPVHLPLGFGTLGAVDAHRVSLDDTTTLVAYTDGLSEARNASGEFYPLIDRLADGADGPPDALVGRLADDVRNWTHHLGDDIAIVALTPAA
- a CDS encoding FAD-dependent monooxygenase, giving the protein MTAAPAPATALRVLIHGGGIGGLTLATALARRGHTVEVAELREELDALGVGIIQPTNALHVMREIGVLDACLAAGFAWDTLTIADPAGTTLAAIPQPRMADAPAANGIPRPALARILADAARAAGARLRLGTTITELKDDGTGVDVTLSDGGQSRHDLVVGFDGIGSPLRTRLYGDTYAPEYTGFANWRVTVPRPPEVRGVVMGTAGPEAKALLTPITGELMYLGAVFAEKEDFRPAPERAHEQLAARLRMFSGPVADALAAVTDPSAVVYSRISQVSVEEPWHVGRVVLAGDAAHASTPHLAQGAAMAVEDALVLAEALDAEAGVPEALTAWEARRRPRAMWVQALSRAVLRQETGTPTTPEEDELLKVGVPGAAHVLAQPY